A window of Pseudomonas putida genomic DNA:
GGCCAGCACCGTTGCACGTTCATGCCGGATGGTGCGCACTTCCAGGCTGGGCCAGTTGGGGTAACCATGACGGATATCCAGGTCGATCTGATGGCGGCCGAAGTGCAGCGACTCGTAGGAGCACGACAGGTTGATCTGGATTTGCGGGTGACTGTTACGAAAATGGTCCAGGCGCGGCAGCAACCAGAGCAGGCCGAAGCTAGGCGCGGAATGAAGCCGCAGGCAATCGAAGCCCACCGAGTTGCCAGCGCGCTCGGTGGCAGTAGCCAGGCTCTGCAATATGCCCGACACCTCGCGCAGGTACTGCTCGCCTGCCGGGGTCAGCGTAACACCACGTGCCTCGCGAATGAACAATGGGCGACCGATCAAGGCTTCCAGGTTGGCAATCTGGTGGCTCACCGCAGAGGGTGTGAGGTTCAACTGCTCAGCGGCACGTGCAACGTTGGCGAAACGCGCAACTTGCTCGAAGGCCTGAATTGCTTTCAGGGAAGGGAGCTGAGGAAGTTTTCGAAGGTTGTCCAGGCTCATGGCCATTCCTGAAGGATGCGCAGCGATACCAAGGCTTTTACCTTCCTGTAAGCCCCAGGCACAAGTCGAGGGCTGAATTTTTTTCAGCACCGGGTGAAAGAGGCAGCGTTGCTCGGGGGGCTGTCCGGGACGAAGCTGTGCCTATCGGTTCTGCCGGAACCGTCGCTCACAACAATAATCATCTGGAGCAACTTCGATGCTGTTAACAGGAAAATGTGCCGTGATCACCGGCGCGGCCTCTGCCCGAGGTATCGGCCGGGCAACCGCCCAGGCGTTTGCCGACCAAGGCGCCAAAGTCGCCATCCTGGACCTGGACGCGACTGCCGCAGCCGAAGCTGCCGCTTCACTTGGCGAAGGCCATCTTGGCCTGGCTGCCAACGTTGCCGATGAAGCACAGGTACGTGATGCCATCGCCCAGGTACTCGCGCAATTCGGTCGGATCGACGTGCTGGTAAACAACGCCGGTATCACTCAACCGGTGAAAACCCTGGAAATCACCGGGGCTGACTATGACCGGATTCTCAACGTGAACCTGCGTGGCACA
This region includes:
- a CDS encoding LysR substrate-binding domain-containing protein; protein product: MSLDNLRKLPQLPSLKAIQAFEQVARFANVARAAEQLNLTPSAVSHQIANLEALIGRPLFIREARGVTLTPAGEQYLREVSGILQSLATATERAGNSVGFDCLRLHSAPSFGLLWLLPRLDHFRNSHPQIQINLSCSYESLHFGRHQIDLDIRHGYPNWPSLEVRTIRHERATVLASPQLLARTPVRQPSDLLGQNLILSEAALVQWPQWFAQQGVALPQTPYALSFDRSYMSLEAASHGYGLALESSLLAQDYIARGELVPVFAEDLATPVSAHHLVFPRGHAETRRVRQFLEWVQGQLGHDFNY